From a region of the Coffea arabica cultivar ET-39 chromosome 3e, Coffea Arabica ET-39 HiFi, whole genome shotgun sequence genome:
- the LOC113735601 gene encoding UDP-glucose iridoid glucosyltransferase-like gives MEKLHAKKCRRVVLVPFPLQGHLNPMLDLANILHSRGFSITIVHTKFNFPNPADHPDFQYVPISDGISNWDISASNLVRLASTINTNCKDSFRKCLTQMMQQQQEEKQNDQVACIIYDFLMHFAETVANQMSLPSIIQRTSNAAALLAFCKLPRLRAEGYDCLQDSTSDELVPGLHPLRFKDLPTASMGSLDNFLQLIAVVCNTRTSSAIIWNTTDCLEHSSLTQLQEHYNVPFFTLGPMHKMALAKSSNLVIKDDNNCIEWLEKQAPHSVIYVSLGSIATLDQKELTEMAWGLANSDQPFLWVIRPGLGSGSEAHLPEAFQELTGDRGCIVKWAPQKDVLAHPAVGGFLSHCGWNSTLESISEGVPMICKPYFVDQKMNARYLSHEWGIGIELDEVMQRTDIAKAIRRILVEEEGSRMRQKVIALKEQIKHCIKEGGSSYNSLNKLVQFISSL, from the exons ATGGAGAAGCTACATGCAAAAAAATGCCGTCGCGTGGTGCTAGTTCCATTCCCACTCCAAGGGCACTTGAATCCAATGCTTGATCTAGCCAACATCCTTCATTCCAGGGGCTTCTCAATCACAATTGTGCATACCAAATTCAACTTTCCCAATCCTGCGGACCATCCAGATTTTCAATACGTGCCAATTTCAGATGGTATATCCAACTGGGATATCTCCGCTTCCAATCTTGTTCGTTTAGCATCCACTATCAACACAAATTGTAAAGATTCATTCAGGAAATGCTTAACTCAAATGATGCAGCAGCAGCAGGAAGAGAAACAAAATGATCAGGTTGCGTGCATCATCTATGATTTTCTCATGCATTTTGCAGAAACTGTGGCGAATCAAATGAGTCTTCCTAGTATCATTCAAAGAACAAGCAATGCTGCCGCATTGCTAGCCTTCTGCAAACTTCCCAGGCTTAGAGCGGAGGGCTATGACTGCTTGCAAG ATTCTACATCAGACGAGTTGGTTCCAGGACTTCATCCATTAAGGTTCAAGGATCTACCAACTGCCAGCATGGGCAGCTTAGATAACTTTTTACAATTGATTGCAGTTGTATGCAACACAAGAACTTCTAGTGCCATCATTTGGAACACCACGGACTGCCTTGAGCATTCCTCATTGACACAGCTTCAGGAGCATTACAATGTTCCATTTTTCACGTTAGGCCCTATGCACAAGATGGCTCTTGCAAAATCAAGCAATTTAGTCATCAAGGATGACAACAACTGCATTGAATGGCTTGAAAAGCAAGCTCCACATTCAGTGATTTATGTAAGCTTGGGAAGTATCGCAACATTGGATCAGAAAGAACTAACAGAGATGGCATGGGGTCTAGCTAACAGTGATCAACCGTTCCTCTGGGTTATCCGGCCTGGCTTAGGCAGTGGCTCAGAAGCACATTTGCCCGAGGCGTTTCAAGAGCTTACCGGTGACAGAGGCTGCATAGTGAAATGGGCACCCCAAAAGGATGTCTTAGCACACCCTGCTGTAGGGGGATTTTTGAGCCACTGTGGTTGGAATTCAACTTTGGAAAGTATAAGCGAAGGAGTACCAATGATTTGCAAGCCATATTTTGTCGACCAAAAGATGAATGCAAGATACCTGAGCCATGAATGGGGCATAGGCATAGAACTGGATGAAGTGATGCAGAGAACAGATATTGCAAAAGCTATAAGAAGAATCCTAGTTGAAGAAGAAGGCTCAAGAATGAGGCAGAAAGTGATTGCTCTCAAGGAACAGATCAAACATTGCATCAAGGAAGGTGGTTCTTCTTACAATTCTTTGAATAAGTTAGTGCAGTTCATATCATCCCTCTGA